From Ptychodera flava strain L36383 chromosome 3 unlocalized genomic scaffold, AS_Pfla_20210202 Scaffold_26__1_contigs__length_13983176_pilon, whole genome shotgun sequence, one genomic window encodes:
- the LOC139125983 gene encoding flavin-containing monooxygenase 2-like: MVAKKRVAIVGAGVAGLVSIKSCLEEDGLEPTCFERHDKLGGLWSYSPELRPGQGAALYDSVVSNDSKEMMTFSDFPYPKENTPFMPHRMVLRHIQNYAEHFNLEKHIRFNTDVIDVQRNNDGKYWKLQIKDKDGKLSTEEFDYIMICTSVYNRAAIPSYPGMENFKGNKIHANEYREASKFKGKRVIVVGGSHSAGEISTEIARNGAESTDIYPAWKGTMLSDEMQDRLAQGHIKPMVEIEEFNGNDVIFKDGTTLENVNAVIFATGYEFAVPIIEDSWLMVPVGPNTEELAEMLGVKPSFWRLLLTDPKLAMAYKYGPMVPYWYRLVGPGAWPGARDRILNAIENTTYALKGYPSLREEK, from the exons ATGGTGGCGAAAAAACGCGTTGCAATCGTTGGGGCTGGAGTCGCTGGCTTGGTCTCTATCAAAAGTTGTCTTGAAGAAGATGGGCTTGAGCCAACATGTTTTGAAAGGCACGATAAACTTG gTGGTCTCTGGAGCTACTCACCAGAGTTACGGCCTGGACAGGGAGCTGCCCTCTATGATAGCGTTGTAAGCAACGACAGCAAAgaaatgatgacattttcagaTTTCCCCTATCCGAAAGAAAACACGCCATTTATGCCTCACCGTATGGTACTTCGTCATATCCAAAACTATGCGGAACATTTCAACCTTGAGAAGCACATTCGGTTCAACACAGACGTAATCGACGTACAGCGCAACAACGATGGAAAGTATTGGAAGTTACAGATCAAAGACAAGGATGGCAAGCTTTCCACTGAAGAGTTTGATTACATCATGATTTGCACAAGTGTTTACAACAGGGCAGCTATTCCTTCATACCCTGGGATGGAAAACTTCAAGggaaataaaatacatgcaaatgaGTATCGAGAAGCCAGTAAATTCAAAGGAAAGAGGGTTATAGTCGTCG GTGGCAGTCATTCGGCTGGTGAAATATCAACGGAAATTGCACGAAATGGCGCAGAG AGTACGGATATATACCCAGCATGGAAAGGTACGATGTTATCTGATGAAATGCAAGACAGACTTGCACAAGGTCATATCAAACCAATGGTAGAAATCGAAGAGTTCAatggaaatgacgtcattttcaaAGATGGTACAACTCTGGAGAATGTAAATGCAGTCATCTTCGCGACGGGGTATGAGTTTGCTGTGCCGATAATCGAAGACTCGTGGCTTATG GTTCCCGTTGGACCTAATACGGAAGAACTGGCCGAGATGCTGGGTGTGAAACCATCCTTTTGGCGTCTGCTCCTGACTGATCCGAAATTGGCCATGGCCTACAAGTATGGTCCAATGGTACCTTACTGGTATCGTCTGGTAGGTCCAGGAGCATGGCCTGGAGCGAGGGACAGGATATTGAATGCGATAGAAAACACAACCTACGCTTTGAAAGGATACCCCTCGCTCAGAGAGGAAAAATGA